One genomic region from Diabrotica undecimpunctata isolate CICGRU chromosome 9, icDiaUnde3, whole genome shotgun sequence encodes:
- the LOC140449468 gene encoding uncharacterized protein, translating into MASRAHSSHRHDIVDRNSSEDEHADFSNGSSDDYHPSSDSDITESDEKNTRGQEEPQDKKRKSDPKKWKKIFASKKGQLVKNISILQVLSYTLNLLMTIPAIAK; encoded by the exons ATGGCTTCCCGTGCACATAGTTCACATCGTCATGACATTGTTGATAGAAATTCTAGTGAAGATGAACACGCTGATTTCAGTAATGGGTCTTCAGATGATTACCATCCAAGTTCTGATTCGGATATTACAGAATCAG ATGAAAAAAATACCAGAGGGCAGGAAGAACCTCAAGACAAGAAGAGAAAATCTGATCCTAAGAAGTGGAAAAAAATATTCGCAAGCAAAAAAGGGCAGCTGGTAAAGAATATATCAATACTTCAGGTACTGTCATACACTCTAAATCTTTTAATGACTATTCCTGCAATTGCAAAATAA